One segment of Thamnophis elegans isolate rThaEle1 chromosome 16, rThaEle1.pri, whole genome shotgun sequence DNA contains the following:
- the ARPP19 gene encoding cAMP-regulated phosphoprotein 19: MSAENLEPASAEEQKEMEDKVISPEKAEEAKLKARYPHLGQKPGGSDFLRKRLQKGQKYFDSGDYNMAKAKMKNKQLPTAASDKTEVTGDHIPTPQDLPQRKPSLVASKLAG; encoded by the exons ATGTCTGCGGAGAACCTGGAGCCCGCTTCGGCAGAGGAGCAGAAG GAAATGGAAGATAAGGTGATTAGTCCTGAGAAAGCTGAAGAAGCAAAGTTGAAAGCAAGATATCCTCATCTGGGCCAAAAGCCTGGGGGCTCGGATTTTTTGAGGAAGAGACTTCAGAAAGGA CAAAAGTACTTTGATTCTGGGGATTACAATATGGCAAAAGCAAAGATGAAGAACAAGCAGCTTCCTACTGCGGCTTCTGATAAGACTGAAGTCACAGGTGACCACATTCCTACTCCACAGGACCTTCCACAACGGAAACCATCTCTTGTTGCTAGCAAACTGGCTGGCTGA
- the FAM214A gene encoding protein FAM214A: MPGGGGGGGGLDATDSCKPPRREKKSWIPSLPFFWGLRPPQGRGRQQEESGGERSHIRAEGRKTAGEAEGLFFFFFLAGTREKGEEKIGVKMKPDRDTLDEYFEYEAEEFLVNLALLITEGRTPEYSIKGRTEGFHCPPAQSSQPTTSKHECSDRLAQCRQARHTRSEVALLWKKNIPIMIEVMLLPDCCYSDEGPTTEGNDLNDPAIKQDALLLERWILEPVPRQSGDRFIEEKTLLLAVRSFVFFSQLSAWLSVSHGAVPRNILCRVSAAHVDLQWTFSQTPTEHLFPVPNISHNVALKVSVQSLPRQSNYPVLTCSIHANFGFYENRREETNVHQRCDSMKTEQPSVANSQRPCGKLMWAESMLGVKQGPEFNPAVRNLKLYPLAGLGSDFGSLESKVQGYPAAVANRELLPETPEGALKLSCLADTRGHNSNPSHQSLGDSFPLIGSLLQERHEVIARIAQHLIHCDPAASPVTRKAFSTNETGVANPKGLRHAPEEKNLPKKGRELPSVAANLEHNTSENVGKVQLIPETPLSCSYVPLNPCFHQVREETNPLISSLLQERQEVITRIARHLIHCDPPRSQGASPVFTFHDVSAVNPKAFHSSCKEDGLLKKSKDVPSDSFSNSRLALPSDDPKTKLKTATTPLHSPRCDADHNVSPSFRRKLLLAETNEVVQNTFHQSPPSRSQSPLSCTTQSCNKEGYKSELTDKLASVLSGCPHKPQVAKRGTAKPCSHFRCSNELVCRSKFKDRTIFCKNSDPHCSNNPHVDQHRILENVKAATVPASDGWHKYESGHLNKDSKQPNVSEQNSQLTSIENYLHKDHDIFKCKSKQDRVKNANDENEEPTDYEVQKHCQKKPVEDSLAAFFEQRKNAEVLKTIPLKHVWRKSNFHHLDRTSTKAFHPRTGLPLLSSPVPERKTQTGCFDLDASLLRLKCLSSKSPQRYISKENDSDIHEKALLSSSAPSVTSLSLLGNFEESVLNYRLDPLGIVGGFTAEVGASGLFCPTHMTLPVEVSFYSVSEDNAPSPYMGVITLESLGKRGYRVPPSGTIQVTLFNPNKTVVKMFVVTYDLREMPANHQTFLRQRTFSVPVKRETRKSIIQQNTRHTEERLLRYLIHLRFQSSKSGKIYLYRDVRLLFSRKSMEVDSGAAYELKSYTESPMNPQFSPRC, from the exons ACACCTTAGATGAATACTTTGAGTACGAAGCTGAGGAATTCCTTGTCAACTTGGCCTTGTTGATTACTGAAGGCAGAACACCTGAATACTCGATTAAGGGCAGGACCGAAGGCTTCCACTGCCCTCCAGCACAGTCAAGTCAACCAACAACAAGTAAACATGAATGCAGTGACAGATTGGCCCAG TGCCGTCAAGCTAGGCATACCCGATCCGAAGTTGCATTGCTGTGGAAGAAAAATATTCCTATCATGATAGAAGTGATGCTACTACCAGACTGTTGCTATAGCGATGAAGGACCCACGACTGAAGGGAATGACTTAAATGATCCTGCAATCAAGCAAGATGCACTGTTGTTGGAAAGATGGATTTTAGAGCCAGTCCCACGGCA AAGTGGCGATCGATTTATTGAAGAGAAGACCCTCTTATTGGCTGTCCGCTCTTTTGTGTTCTTTTCTCAGTTAAGTGCTTGGCTGAGTGTGTCACACGGAGCTGTGCCTCGTAATATTCTTTGCAG AGTGAGTGCCGCTCATGTGGATCTGCAGTGGACATTTTCCCAGACACCAACAGAACATCTTTTCCCTGTCCCCAATATTTCTCACAATGTGGCCTTGAAAGTCAGTGTCCAATCTTTGCCCAGACAATCGAACTACCCAGTTCTGACCTGCAGCATTCATGCTAACTTTGGCTTCTAcgaaaacagaagagaagagactaACGTACATCAGCGCTGTGATTCCATGAAGACCGAACAACCTAGTGTGGCCAACTCTCAACGTCCTTGTGGCAAACTAATGTGGGCTGAAAGCATGCTTGGCGTAAAGCAAGGCCCTGAGTTTAACCCTGCTGTCAGGAACCTGAAACTTTATCCCTTAGCTGGCCTTGGATCTGACTTTGGATCGTTAGAATCGAAAGTTCAGGGCTACCCAGCTGCTGTGGCGAACAGGGAGCTGTTGCCAGAAACGCCAGAGGGAGCTTTGAAATTATCTTGCTTGGCTGATACCCGTGGCCATAACAGCAACCCTTCCCACCAGTCACTAGGAGATTCGTTTCCTTTGATAGGCTCTTTACTCCAAGAGCGCCATGAAGTTATAGCAAGGATCGCCCAGCATCTCATTCACTGTGATCCGGCAGCATCCCCTGTCACGAGGAAGGCTTTTAGCACCAATGAAACCGGTGTGGCAAACCCCAAGGGTCTACGTCATGCCCCCGAAGAGAAAAACTTGccgaagaaaggaagggaattgCCCTCCGTTGCTGCTAACTTGGAACACAACACTTCAGAAAATGTTGGGAAAGTCCAGCTGATACCAGAAACACCCTTGTCTTGTTCCTACGTCCCCCTGAACCCGTGTTTCCACCAGGTGAGAGAGGAAACCAACCCTCTCATAAGCTCTTTACTTCAAGAAAGGCAGGAGGTTATCACAAGGATCGCCCGGCACTTGATTCATTGTGATCCCCCGCGATCACAAGGTGCGTCTCCTGTGTTCACTTTTCACGACGTCAGTGCAGTTAATCCGAAGGCTTTTCACAGTTCCTGCAAAGAGGACGGCCTGCTGAAGAAAAGCAAAGATGTCCCTTCCGATTCCTTCTCCAATTCCAGATTGGCTTTACCATCAGATGACCCCAAGACAAAACTTAAAACAGCAACAACTCCACTGCATTCGCCTAGATGTGACGCAGACCATAACGTATCGCCCAGCTTTAGAAGAAAACTGCTGCTAGCAGAGACCAATGAAGTAGTCCAAAACACATTTCATCAGTCTCCTCCTAGTAGAAGTCAAAGTCCTCTAAGTTGCACGACCCAATCATGTAACAAAGAAGGTTATAAGTCGGAACTGACAGATAAATTGGCGTCTGTGCTTTCTGGTTGTCCCCATAAACCTCAAGTAGCAAAGAGAGGCACCGCCAAGCCGTGTTCACATTTCAGATGTAGTAACGAACTGGTTTGTAGAAGTAAATTTAAGGACAGAACGATCTTTTGTAAAAATAGCGACCCACACTGTTCAAATAATCCCCATGTGGATCAGCACCGAATACTTGAAAACGTTAAAGCGGCTACGGTGCCAGCATCTGACGGCTGGCACAAATATGAGTCCGGGCACTTAAATAAAGACTCCAAACAACCAAATGTTTCTGAACAAAACTCTCAGCTCACTAGTATCGAAAACTATTTACATAAAGACCATGACATTTTCAAATGCAAAAGCAAACAAGACAGGGTGAAAAATGCCAACGATGAGAACGAAGAGCCAACCGACTATGAGGTACAGAAGCATTGTCAGAAGAAGCCTGTAGAAGATTCCTTGGCTGCTTTTTTTGAACAAAGGAAGAATGCAGAGGTGCTG AAAACAATTCCACTCAAACACGTGTGGCGCAAAAGTAATTTTCACCACTTGGATAGGACTTCTACCAAGGCCTTCCACCCCCGGACTGGATTACCTCTCCTTTCAAGTCCA GTTCCtgaaagaaaaacacagacaGGATGCTTTGATCTTGATGCATCATTATTGCGTCTGAAATGTTTGTCCTCCAAAAG tccACAAAGATATATAAGCAAAGAGAACGATTCTGACATCCATGAGAAAGCACTCCTAAGTTCCAGTGCACCATCTGTTACAAGTCTTAGCCTTCTTGGAAACTTTGAG GAATCTGTACTGAACTATCGCTTAGATCCGCTGGGTATTGTAGGCGGCTTCACAGCTGAAGTGGGAGCAAGTGGACTTTTCTGTCCAACTCACATGACTCTTCCCGTTGAAGTTTCTTTTTACAGCGTTTCTGAGGACAACGCGCCCTCTCCGTACATG gGTGTAATCACTTTAGAGTCCCTTGGTAAAAGGGGTTATCGGGTACCTCCTTCAGGAACAATACAAGTG ACCTTATTTAATCCTAACAAGACTGTGGTGAAGATGTTTGTGGTGACCTATGACTTACGAGAGATGCCTGCCAATCACCAGACATTCCTGCGGCAAAGAACTTTTTCTGTCCCTGTGAAGCGAGAAACAAGGAAAAGCATCATTCAACAAAATACTCGACATACTGAAGAGAGACTATTACGCTACCTCATTCATCTGAG GTTCCAGAGTTCCAAGTCTGGAAAGATCTACCTCTACAGAGACGTAAGACTTCTGTTTTCCCGAAAATCTATGGAAGTGGACAGTGGCGCTGCATACGAACTCAAATCTTACACTGAATCTCCAATGAATCCTCAGTTTTCACCCCGGTGTTAG